Genomic DNA from Desulfuribacillus alkaliarsenatis:
ACAAAGCCGTACCAGCTACTACTTATTGAATTTTCAAGGCAAAATATAACTAAATTGAATCATGAGGAATATAAGCACACTCAATTACTAATTAAAAATCTATTAGCTAGTAGTTTTAAAGTGGCAATTGTAGAAGAGTTAAATGGACAAATCGTTGTAATGTACTCAGACAGTATTGGCATAGCTAAAGTCCGCAAACAACGTAAAGAATCTGCATTGGCGATTGCCGAGACAATCCAAGAAAAAATTAGAAATGTTTTCCCTGAAAGTAAAGTCACAGTAGGTATTGGCAGATTTTACCCAACAACTGATGATTTATGTCGAGCTTATCAAGAGGCCAAGACTGCTGTAGAGTTAAGCAAGTATATGCCAGATGTACACATTATGCATTTCGAGGATTTGGGTGTAATGCGCCTGTTAACTAATATTAGGAACGAGCAGTTAGAGGATTTCTTTAAGGAATATTTAGAAGAGCTTTTGATGTTTGATGAAGAAAACAACACGAATTTCCTGCAATCATTAAACGTGTACTTTACCGAAAATGGAAACTTAAAGGCGGCAGCAAAAAAATTATATGTTCATACAAACACACTGCGCTACCGACTAAAAAAAGCTGAAGAGATTCTAAAAGTAGACCTGCAAAAACCAGGTGACTTTGTAAATTTATATGTTGCATCGTTAATTCATAATTTGAATCAAAATAAATGAGCTCCCTGTGGAGCTTTTTTTTGATTGTAAAAAATACAAAAAACAATAGAAAGGTTTGAATAATATCACAATCAGCTTCACAAAAAATTCAAATATAATATAAGCAAGACTAGTCTAACAAACCTAAATTTGAAAGGGGGATGTTTATGTTTACAAGAAAGCAAATTGTTTTAGCACTTAGTATATTCATGTTGTTAATCGCCTTAGTAGGCTGTGGTTCTGAGACTTCTGAAGTTTCGGTAAGTAGTGGGGTAATTGATAAGGAATACGAAGGGGTAGTAAATCCACAAATTCCTATGGAATTCAAATTAACAGAAGAAGAGAAGAAGAATGGTGTGCAAAAAGTCACAATTGAAGGAAGTAATGACAAAGATAGTAGTGATGAAGAAGATACTGACGAACAATCATCAGACGAAGAAGATGATGGGGGCGAGGAACGTGCCAGACCAAACATTTAATAGAAGTTCATTAGAACAGCGGATTATTGTATATAAGCTGGCATCAATGTATTACCAAGATGGGGTTAAAGTAATCAATGATGACAGAATACGCATGCTTATTGATAATATAGACTTCGATAATCAGCATATTCTCACAGCTATAAAGATGCTAGAAGATAGCAGTCTTATTGACGCTAAGACTTTAGAACAGACAGAATTTGACTATAACAAGCTATTTGTAGGTCCTGGAAAAGTCAAAGCACCTCCATATGAATCAGTATACAGGAATCCAAAACGATTATTAATGCAGCAAGAGACTTTAGCTGTGAGAAATTTCTATAGAAAGCTCGGTATTGAGTGTAAGGATAATGGAAGTCAGCCTGATGATCACTTAGGGTTAGAATTAGAGTTTATGAGTTACTTATTACACTGTGTATTGCAGGAGCAAAATCAACAGGAACAGATTTCACAAGAACAGAATTCACAAGAACAAATTTTAAAAGAACAGAATTTGCAGAGTCAGTATTTAGAAGTCTATAAAGAGTTCTTGGAGCAGCACATATTGCAGTGGGTGCCTAAACATTGTGAACAGGTTTTAGAGAATAGTGGCAGTGTAATATGTCGTGCTATGGCTTTGTTGTTAAAAGGTATGATGGAAGTAGAAAATTCAGATAGGAACGTATTTATAGATTTACAGGGAGGGAAACATGATGAGCGAACAATGCAAACTTTCTAGACGAACATTTGTAAAAGGGGCTGCGGCAGCAGGGGCGCTTGCAAGCTTGGGTCTTACAGCCGGGTATGAACTCAGTGGACTGCAACAAGCCAAAGCTCAAAACAACGTAAATGCGCAGACTTTTAGAAATGCTTGTCCGAGAAATTGTTATGATACATGTGCCATTCTGACAACGGT
This window encodes:
- a CDS encoding TorD/DmsD family molecular chaperone: MTKIVVMKKILTNNHQTKKMMGARNVPDQTFNRSSLEQRIIVYKLASMYYQDGVKVINDDRIRMLIDNIDFDNQHILTAIKMLEDSSLIDAKTLEQTEFDYNKLFVGPGKVKAPPYESVYRNPKRLLMQQETLAVRNFYRKLGIECKDNGSQPDDHLGLELEFMSYLLHCVLQEQNQQEQISQEQNSQEQILKEQNLQSQYLEVYKEFLEQHILQWVPKHCEQVLENSGSVICRAMALLLKGMMEVENSDRNVFIDLQGGKHDERTMQTF